Proteins from one Cellulosilyticum lentocellum DSM 5427 genomic window:
- a CDS encoding helix-turn-helix domain-containing protein, giving the protein MLQEKDFLTVKDVAEMLATEPYVLRFYEKELNLTIKRNSKGHRVYSMENVEMFKKIQDMREQGLQLKAIEGIVHDSNAETRETYEQLSSIQIAPVTALKRQETLEVDITDMEDGKVKQFSLMMKEMFMQALVEYSDQSKWEMKETIKKEVDVAVEEKIAELKVLQTNKNEEYYKKLDEAMREVQKMRREMSEDKEDPKKAKASFWNRFFKEKNQTAEL; this is encoded by the coding sequence ATGTTACAGGAAAAAGATTTTTTGACGGTTAAGGATGTGGCAGAGATGCTAGCAACAGAACCTTACGTTTTAAGATTTTATGAGAAAGAACTTAATTTGACAATTAAAAGAAATAGCAAAGGCCATAGAGTTTATAGTATGGAAAATGTAGAAATGTTTAAAAAGATTCAGGATATGAGGGAGCAAGGGCTGCAATTAAAAGCTATAGAAGGAATTGTACATGACTCTAATGCTGAGACAAGAGAAACCTATGAGCAGCTAAGTAGTATTCAAATAGCACCTGTAACAGCTCTAAAACGGCAAGAGACACTAGAAGTAGATATCACAGATATGGAAGATGGTAAGGTAAAGCAATTCTCATTAATGATGAAAGAGATGTTTATGCAAGCTTTAGTAGAATATAGTGATCAATCAAAATGGGAAATGAAAGAAACAATAAAAAAAGAAGTAGATGTAGCGGTTGAGGAAAAGATAGCAGAACTTAAGGTACTACAAACTAATAAAAATGAGGAGTATTATAAAAAGCTAGATGAGGCCATGAGGGAAGTACAGAAAATGAGAAGAGAAATGAGTGAGGATAAAGAAGATCCCAAAAAAGCAAAGGCTTCGTTCTGGAATAGATTTTTTAAAGAGAAAAACCAAACAGCAGAATTATAA
- the rpsR gene encoding 30S ribosomal protein S18 encodes MAMQKRHNRRRRKINQFAGDNIKKINYKDINTLKKFISERGKILPRRITGNSAKAQRKLTVAIKRARHIALLPYTQD; translated from the coding sequence ATGGCAATGCAAAAAAGACACAATCGTAGAAGACGTAAAATAAATCAATTTGCTGGTGATAATATCAAAAAAATTAACTATAAAGATATTAACACTTTAAAGAAATTTATTTCTGAAAGAGGTAAAATTCTTCCTAGAAGAATTACAGGTAACTCTGCGAAAGCGCAACGTAAACTTACAGTTGCTATTAAACGTGCAAGACACATCGCACTTTTACCATATACACAAGACTAA
- a CDS encoding GNAT family N-acetyltransferase has product MSNYKFEKITEEHVEAVREIYLYYINNSTATFHKKEITTQEMSELVLFKNPKYESYIIKAEEDICGYVILTQYKTREAFDKTAEVTIYLKNGYEGKGIGKKAITFIEERAKEKEFHTLVALICGENTGSIALFEKCGYIKCAHYKEVGNKFNRWLDLLSYQKIIG; this is encoded by the coding sequence ATGAGTAATTATAAATTTGAAAAAATCACAGAAGAACATGTAGAAGCTGTAAGAGAAATATATTTATATTATATAAACAACTCAACAGCTACCTTTCATAAGAAAGAAATAACAACTCAAGAGATGTCAGAGTTAGTGTTGTTTAAAAATCCAAAGTATGAGAGTTATATTATTAAAGCAGAAGAAGATATATGTGGTTATGTTATTTTAACTCAATATAAGACAAGAGAGGCTTTTGACAAAACTGCAGAGGTAACCATTTATCTTAAAAATGGTTATGAAGGAAAAGGGATTGGGAAAAAAGCTATTACTTTTATTGAAGAGCGTGCAAAAGAAAAAGAGTTTCATACATTAGTTGCGTTAATTTGTGGTGAAAACACAGGAAGCATAGCTTTATTTGAAAAATGTGGATATATTAAGTGTGCACATTATAAAGAGGTAGGAAATAAGTTCAATAGATGGTTAGATTTATTATCATATCAGAAGATAATTGGATAA
- the rplI gene encoding 50S ribosomal protein L9 has product MKVILTQDVKKVGKKGEVLEVKDGYARNALFPKGLAVEANAVNLNQRMLEQKSEDKRKQQELDEAQAIADKINDKEVKLLVKTGEGGKVFGSVTSKEIAETIEKEFGVKIDKKKIQLKEAIKGLGGQKVVIKLHAKVVATVQVMVVGA; this is encoded by the coding sequence ATGAAAGTAATATTAACACAGGATGTAAAAAAAGTTGGTAAAAAAGGCGAAGTATTAGAGGTTAAAGATGGATATGCACGTAATGCATTATTTCCAAAAGGATTGGCAGTAGAGGCGAATGCAGTAAATCTAAATCAGAGAATGTTAGAGCAAAAATCCGAAGATAAACGTAAGCAACAAGAATTAGATGAAGCACAAGCTATTGCAGATAAAATAAATGATAAAGAAGTAAAATTGTTAGTAAAAACAGGCGAGGGTGGCAAAGTATTTGGTTCTGTAACATCCAAGGAGATTGCAGAAACAATTGAAAAAGAGTTTGGCGTTAAGATAGATAAGAAGAAAATTCAACTTAAAGAAGCTATTAAAGGTTTAGGTGGGCAAAAAGTAGTTATTAAATTGCATGCCAAAGTTGTCGCTACAGTTCAAGTAATGGTTGTTGGGGCGTAG
- a CDS encoding single-stranded DNA-binding protein: MNKVILMGRLTRDPEVRYSQSANPVAVARYGIAVRRQFAKPGEPDVDFFNVVSFGKAGEFAEKYFKKGQMVAIVGRLQVNTWEDAQKVKHTSVDVVAEEQHFAESRSSAESRGVMMDTPTSVPTPNPSSGNIASGFTPTNFDEDDDLPF, translated from the coding sequence ATGAACAAAGTTATATTAATGGGACGTCTAACGAGAGACCCAGAAGTACGTTATTCACAATCAGCGAATCCGGTTGCAGTAGCAAGATACGGAATTGCTGTAAGAAGACAATTTGCCAAACCTGGTGAACCAGATGTAGACTTTTTTAATGTAGTTTCATTTGGTAAAGCAGGTGAATTTGCAGAAAAATACTTTAAAAAAGGTCAAATGGTTGCAATTGTTGGTAGACTACAAGTTAATACTTGGGAGGATGCACAAAAAGTTAAACATACATCAGTAGATGTAGTGGCTGAAGAGCAACATTTTGCAGAAAGTAGATCTTCTGCTGAATCACGTGGTGTAATGATGGATACTCCTACAAGTGTACCTACACCAAATCCTTCTTCAGGAAATATAGCAAGTGGGTTTACACCTACTAATTTTGATGAAGATGACGATTTACCATTTTAA
- a CDS encoding glycogen synthase: MKDATLKCLFVSSEVAPYAKTGGLADVIGALPKKLREQGVDARVVMPYYQSIRNKFFEHDKHFLTSYDVYLGWRIQGVGIYYDDQIVPTYFLKSDTYFSRPELYGYQDDYERFAFFCKGVLEMLRYIDFMPDIIQCNDWQTGPICLFLKEMYSRDTFFLKVRTVYTIHNIKYQGLFGREALDVLELTNDYMTPERIEYHGAVSYMKAGLLYSDKITTVSPTYAEEIKTNEYGCGLDRLLGQKLYYKIQGILNGIDYDIYNPETDKYIYENYTESTLDKKKKNKLAFQKEYGLEQTDAMLIGVVSRITDQKGFDLMKEQIYNMWVMDKIMQLNVQFVILGTGEKEYEDMFKHFAYKYQGRANVFLTFNEALAQKIYAASDVFLMPSLFEPCGLGQLIAMRYGTVPIVRKTGGLKDTVIHYNMETREGTGFEFEECSGYWMYKKIEEAQWFYSNEKEHFRQMQINGMKKDFSWDDAAKKYQILYRTMI, translated from the coding sequence GTGAAAGACGCTACACTTAAATGTTTATTTGTATCATCCGAAGTTGCTCCTTATGCAAAAACAGGTGGATTAGCAGATGTTATTGGAGCATTACCAAAGAAACTTAGAGAACAAGGTGTGGATGCAAGAGTGGTAATGCCATACTATCAATCTATAAGAAATAAATTTTTTGAACATGATAAACATTTTTTAACAAGCTATGATGTATATCTAGGTTGGCGTATTCAAGGTGTCGGTATTTATTATGATGACCAAATTGTACCGACTTACTTCTTAAAAAGTGATACCTATTTTTCAAGACCAGAACTATATGGATATCAAGATGATTATGAACGTTTTGCGTTCTTTTGCAAAGGTGTATTAGAAATGCTCAGATATATAGACTTTATGCCAGATATTATTCAATGCAACGATTGGCAAACAGGTCCGATTTGTTTATTTTTAAAAGAGATGTACAGTCGAGACACATTTTTTTTAAAAGTTAGAACAGTATATACAATACATAATATAAAATATCAAGGTCTATTTGGCAGAGAAGCCTTGGATGTTTTAGAGTTAACAAATGACTATATGACACCAGAGCGTATCGAATATCATGGTGCTGTGAGTTATATGAAGGCAGGTTTACTTTATTCGGACAAAATTACAACAGTTAGCCCTACTTATGCAGAAGAAATTAAAACTAATGAGTATGGATGTGGATTAGATCGTTTATTAGGGCAGAAGCTTTATTATAAAATTCAAGGCATCTTAAATGGTATAGATTATGATATATATAACCCAGAAACAGATAAGTATATATATGAGAATTATACAGAGAGCACATTAGATAAAAAGAAAAAGAACAAGTTAGCTTTTCAAAAAGAATATGGATTAGAACAAACAGATGCAATGTTGATTGGTGTGGTGTCTAGGATTACGGACCAAAAAGGGTTTGATTTAATGAAAGAACAAATCTATAATATGTGGGTTATGGATAAAATTATGCAACTTAATGTTCAATTTGTTATTCTAGGAACAGGTGAAAAAGAGTATGAGGATATGTTTAAACATTTTGCATATAAGTATCAAGGAAGAGCCAATGTATTTCTAACTTTTAACGAGGCTTTAGCACAAAAGATATATGCTGCTAGCGACGTATTTTTAATGCCCTCTTTATTTGAACCTTGTGGTTTAGGGCAGCTTATTGCTATGAGATATGGGACGGTACCTATTGTTAGAAAAACAGGTGGATTAAAAGATACAGTTATTCATTATAATATGGAAACTAGAGAAGGAACCGGATTTGAATTTGAGGAATGCTCAGGATATTGGATGTATAAAAAAATAGAAGAGGCTCAATGGTTTTATAGCAATGAAAAAGAACATTTCAGACAAATGCAAATTAATGGAATGAAAAAAGACTTTTCTTGGGATGATGCAGCAAAGAAATATCAAATATTATATAGGACAATGATTTAG
- a CDS encoding DUF5711 family protein has translation MTDVIKKRRFKITNIILLIIVMGIFVYIAELQGWINIYNEGQATLIESDTILTLDTKEKTYVGVNNKQIYKITTDGITAYDFDKQEIWSDTLSLNSIIVKQRTPYIAVGSKDGKSVILFNDKGRQTEITTTNPIIYFSVNQEGSMVTIEENEKSHTVTAYDKSGKFICKRTSFIENDGYPIVAEISPNSNLLLVSYININEPQVVSTLIGIDVTDKQTEQLDNIKYGIKQKDNLIYALEFINENTLVSVGDKKVTWYDTEGNEQTTKSNLYSVFTPYIMEMSKYGDGYLPLIISEKPAQNIIHRQDQLIYLNSKGQEIFKLQLKEGAESFYSDSSGVVYKSEGIFKGYDRLGNLIFEYSPTLDVSKVIYSTTLKRGIAINKEKVILLTPKKERK, from the coding sequence ATGACAGATGTTATTAAAAAACGTCGGTTTAAAATTACAAATATCATACTACTCATTATTGTTATGGGGATCTTTGTTTACATAGCAGAGCTTCAGGGATGGATTAATATATATAATGAAGGACAAGCAACCTTGATAGAAAGTGACACTATATTAACATTAGATACTAAAGAGAAAACGTATGTTGGAGTAAATAACAAACAAATTTATAAGATAACTACAGATGGAATTACAGCATATGATTTTGATAAGCAGGAAATTTGGTCAGATACATTAAGTTTAAATAGCATTATTGTTAAGCAGAGGACACCATATATTGCAGTAGGAAGCAAAGATGGAAAAAGTGTTATTTTATTTAATGATAAAGGAAGACAGACTGAAATAACTACAACTAATCCAATCATTTATTTTTCTGTCAATCAAGAAGGAAGTATGGTGACTATAGAAGAAAATGAAAAATCTCATACTGTAACGGCTTACGATAAGAGCGGTAAATTTATATGCAAAAGGACAAGTTTTATAGAAAATGACGGCTATCCAATAGTAGCCGAAATATCTCCTAATAGCAACTTGCTTCTTGTCAGCTACATAAATATAAATGAGCCACAAGTAGTATCAACACTAATAGGAATTGATGTTACTGATAAACAGACAGAACAACTAGATAATATTAAATATGGAATAAAGCAAAAAGATAATCTTATCTATGCTCTTGAATTTATAAATGAGAATACTTTAGTAAGTGTAGGCGATAAAAAGGTAACATGGTATGATACCGAAGGTAACGAACAAACAACAAAGAGCAATTTATATTCAGTATTTACTCCATATATAATGGAAATGAGTAAATATGGTGATGGGTACCTCCCTCTTATTATAAGTGAAAAACCAGCTCAAAATATTATTCATCGCCAGGATCAATTAATTTATTTGAATTCGAAAGGTCAAGAAATATTTAAATTACAGCTAAAAGAAGGAGCCGAAAGTTTTTATTCAGATTCAAGCGGAGTAGTTTATAAAAGTGAGGGGATCTTTAAGGGATATGACAGATTAGGAAATTTGATTTTTGAATATAGTCCTACTCTAGATGTTAGTAAGGTGATTTATTCTACTACTTTGAAGAGAGGTATTGCCATAAATAAAGAAAAAGTTATTTTACTTACCCCAAAAAAGGAGAGAAAATAG
- a CDS encoding CvpA family protein: MLDLSVIIVVSIFGIIGYKRGFIKSILTFGTSIIALVLSFIVYPMMTMLLRITPVYTWIYQTISKKVEDISFGGGLQSQGDAITKNITWMPDILVEQVKNNNNTAMYDLLGATNIKEYISLYVTQMLMGMLALFLTWVVLKIILTTVIKLLSGIIEHLPIISTFNKQGGLCLGIIKGILMLSIVGLIIPILIEIPSIQSIYLEIQSSYLSKWLYENNLIIMVYNYLFHI, from the coding sequence ATGCTAGATTTGAGTGTTATTATCGTAGTAAGTATTTTTGGTATAATAGGCTATAAAAGAGGCTTTATAAAGTCAATTTTGACATTTGGAACTTCAATTATAGCATTAGTATTATCTTTTATTGTTTATCCTATGATGACGATGTTATTAAGGATAACACCAGTTTATACATGGATTTATCAGACTATTAGTAAGAAGGTAGAAGATATTTCATTTGGTGGAGGCTTACAATCACAGGGAGATGCTATTACGAAAAATATTACATGGATGCCGGATATACTTGTTGAACAGGTTAAAAATAATAACAATACAGCTATGTATGACTTATTGGGTGCTACTAATATTAAAGAGTATATAAGTCTTTATGTTACTCAAATGCTTATGGGGATGCTAGCACTATTTTTAACATGGGTAGTTCTAAAGATAATATTAACCACAGTTATTAAACTTTTATCAGGAATTATCGAGCATTTACCCATTATTTCAACATTTAATAAACAAGGGGGGCTATGTTTAGGGATTATTAAGGGGATTTTAATGTTATCTATCGTTGGGCTTATTATTCCAATCTTGATTGAGATACCTAGTATACAAAGTATTTATTTAGAAATACAATCAAGTTATTTATCGAAATGGTTGTATGAAAATAACTTAATTATTATGGTATATAATTATTTGTTTCATATATAA
- the rpsF gene encoding 30S ribosomal protein S6: MRNYELSVVLFSTLSEEEKVATLEKVKDLIVRFGGEITNVDDWGKRKLAYEINKQKEGFYYFIQFQAETSVPAEIESRVRIMETVLRYLIVSLDEK, encoded by the coding sequence ATGAGAAATTATGAATTATCAGTTGTGTTATTCTCAACATTAAGCGAAGAAGAAAAAGTAGCTACACTTGAAAAAGTGAAAGATCTTATCGTACGTTTTGGAGGAGAAATCACAAACGTTGACGATTGGGGCAAAAGAAAACTTGCTTATGAAATCAACAAGCAAAAAGAAGGTTTCTACTACTTTATCCAATTCCAAGCTGAAACTTCAGTTCCAGCTGAAATTGAAAGCAGAGTTCGTATCATGGAAACTGTTCTTCGTTATTTAATCGTATCTCTTGATGAAAAATAG
- a CDS encoding DUF951 domain-containing protein, translating into MSYQTGDLVEMKKPHPCGSNKWEILRIGADFKLRCSACNHLIMISREKFEKSVKRKI; encoded by the coding sequence GTGAGTTATCAAACAGGCGACTTAGTTGAAATGAAAAAGCCTCATCCATGTGGCAGTAATAAATGGGAAATCCTTCGTATAGGTGCAGATTTTAAATTAAGGTGCTCTGCATGTAATCATTTAATAATGATTTCAAGGGAAAAATTTGAAAAGAGTGTGAAGAGAAAAATATAA
- a CDS encoding DHH family phosphoesterase, which translates to MKSKRKKNFSYAMVIFRFTQALVTIGLITQLSRVFSTPQAILSLLIYAILLIVSIFSEREVCRYVKLQVEKEVDEITVIKDSMFSNVEIPVVIIEEIGTIKWVNIAFKKICKDKELLGKNIKTILPDLKLGEWVTNKQISDKHFHLEGNTYRILVENFHRGENDQINKQIVYFLDYTENEKLKNQIQEERCMMGYLCIDNIDEISHSIEEVRRPMLLAIIDRKINLWFKEREVVIARIERDKYIMVFNKRELERMKETKFDILDEMRNIQVGNELPVTVSLGIGFNLKSLLSSKEDARIAFDLAQGRGGDQAIIKNNDKYTFYGGKTKEVEKSARVKVRLKAYAFKELLHEADKIYIMGHKGIDMDCLGAAIGVYRAASIMGKKAHIILDGPTFAVKGLYDRIVQSKEYEDLFISHEEAEKEIKRDTLLVIVDTHRRSYLEYPELLDKAEKVVVFDHHRKSTDYIEDAVLTYLEPFISSTCEMIAEILNYLTDKVKLTPIEADALLAGITIDTKNFVFKAGVRTFEAAAFLRRNGADSSRVRLLFQNDMQTYKIRAMAIQNAEIWNDNMAISEVNGQVANASIIAAQVADELLNIKGIVASFVLTMVDNCVLISARALADTNVQRIMELLGGGGHLGIAGAQLKDTTIHEAKIYLKDAINKYFEEGETK; encoded by the coding sequence ATGAAAAGCAAGAGAAAAAAGAATTTTTCGTATGCCATGGTCATTTTTAGATTTACGCAAGCTTTAGTGACTATAGGACTGATTACTCAACTATCACGAGTATTTAGTACACCACAAGCTATATTAAGCTTACTTATTTATGCTATTCTTTTAATCGTTAGTATATTCAGTGAACGAGAAGTTTGTCGTTATGTTAAGCTACAAGTTGAAAAAGAAGTAGATGAAATAACTGTTATTAAAGATAGTATGTTTTCAAATGTAGAAATACCAGTAGTTATAATTGAAGAAATCGGGACAATTAAATGGGTTAATATAGCTTTTAAAAAGATTTGTAAGGATAAAGAACTTTTAGGAAAGAATATCAAAACAATATTGCCAGACTTAAAATTAGGAGAATGGGTTACCAATAAGCAAATTAGTGATAAGCATTTTCATTTGGAGGGGAATACTTACAGAATTTTAGTGGAGAATTTTCATCGTGGAGAAAATGATCAAATAAATAAGCAAATTGTTTATTTTTTAGATTACACAGAGAATGAAAAGCTTAAGAATCAAATTCAAGAAGAACGCTGTATGATGGGGTATTTATGCATTGATAATATTGATGAGATTTCACATAGCATAGAAGAAGTAAGACGTCCTATGCTATTAGCTATTATTGATAGAAAGATTAATTTGTGGTTTAAAGAAAGGGAAGTTGTTATTGCTAGAATAGAACGTGACAAGTATATTATGGTTTTTAATAAAAGAGAATTAGAACGTATGAAAGAAACTAAGTTTGATATTCTAGATGAAATGCGTAATATTCAAGTTGGAAATGAACTCCCTGTCACTGTAAGTTTAGGAATAGGATTTAATTTAAAATCATTATTGAGTTCTAAAGAAGATGCTAGGATAGCCTTTGATTTAGCACAAGGTAGAGGTGGAGATCAAGCAATTATTAAAAATAATGACAAGTATACATTTTATGGTGGAAAAACTAAGGAAGTAGAAAAGAGTGCACGAGTAAAGGTTAGATTGAAAGCATATGCCTTTAAGGAACTACTTCATGAAGCGGATAAGATTTATATCATGGGGCATAAAGGAATTGATATGGATTGCCTAGGTGCTGCTATTGGTGTATATCGAGCAGCTTCTATTATGGGTAAGAAAGCACATATTATTTTGGATGGTCCAACCTTTGCAGTTAAAGGATTATATGATAGAATAGTACAATCCAAAGAATACGAAGACTTATTTATTAGCCATGAAGAAGCGGAAAAAGAGATAAAGAGAGATACTTTATTAGTCATTGTAGATACTCACCGCCGTAGTTATTTAGAATATCCTGAACTTCTAGATAAAGCAGAGAAGGTCGTGGTATTTGATCACCATAGAAAAAGTACAGATTATATTGAAGATGCAGTTTTAACTTATTTAGAACCTTTTATTTCATCTACCTGTGAAATGATAGCAGAAATCCTTAATTATCTAACAGATAAAGTCAAATTAACACCTATTGAAGCTGATGCACTTTTGGCAGGTATAACAATTGATACTAAGAATTTTGTATTTAAAGCAGGTGTAAGAACTTTTGAGGCAGCTGCATTTTTAAGAAGAAATGGTGCTGACAGTAGCAGGGTAAGGCTTCTTTTCCAAAATGATATGCAAACATATAAGATACGTGCTATGGCTATACAAAATGCTGAAATTTGGAATGATAATATGGCTATATCAGAAGTAAACGGACAAGTTGCAAATGCAAGTATTATTGCAGCACAAGTAGCAGATGAACTTTTAAACATAAAAGGGATAGTGGCATCTTTTGTATTAACAATGGTGGATAATTGTGTACTTATTAGTGCTAGGGCACTAGCAGATACTAATGTACAACGCATTATGGAGCTTCTAGGTGGAGGTGGACATCTGGGTATTGCTGGAGCTCAGCTTAAAGATACTACAATCCACGAAGCAAAAATTTATTTAAAGGATGCAATCAATAAGTACTTTGAGGAAGGAGAAACAAAATGA
- the dnaB gene encoding replicative DNA helicase, which yields MEQIQNMRIPPHSIEAEQSVIGSMIMDHDAVIVASEILRPDDFYRPDHAQIYAAIMELYTTGNPIDLITIQDKLVQKGVLEQIGGLSYIAELASSVPTSAHIKQYAKIVEEKATLRRLIKASNEISAKSFEGEEPLDNIMGFAEKQIFEILQNKKTEDFTGIDEIVLTSIEKIEEAHKSQGGITGIETGFIDLDHRTAGLQPSDLVLVAARPSMGKTAFALNIIQTAGIKNKKSVAVFSLEMSKDQLVSRMLCAEAMVDSQKARTGALEKDDWDKLAQSIPNIANSRIFIDDTAGINVMEMRAKCRRLKMEKGLDLIMIDYLQLMSGTGDGSSRQQEISDISRSLKALAREMNAPVIALSQLSRACETRTDHRPMLSDLRESGAIEQDADVVMFLYRDEYYHPDTEKKNVGEVIIAKQRNGPTGTVELVWLGQYTKFANMQH from the coding sequence ATGGAGCAAATACAAAACATGAGGATTCCTCCACATAGCATTGAAGCTGAACAATCTGTTATAGGGTCAATGATTATGGATCATGATGCGGTTATTGTTGCAAGTGAAATATTGAGGCCCGATGATTTTTATAGACCAGATCATGCACAAATTTATGCAGCAATTATGGAGTTATATACCACAGGTAATCCAATAGACCTTATTACCATTCAAGATAAACTAGTTCAGAAAGGTGTATTAGAGCAAATTGGAGGCTTAAGTTATATTGCTGAGCTGGCAAGCTCTGTACCTACTTCAGCACATATTAAACAATATGCAAAAATTGTGGAGGAAAAAGCAACACTTAGAAGACTTATTAAAGCGAGTAATGAGATATCAGCTAAAAGTTTTGAAGGTGAAGAGCCGTTAGATAATATTATGGGATTTGCAGAAAAGCAAATTTTTGAAATTCTTCAAAATAAGAAAACAGAGGATTTTACAGGAATTGATGAGATTGTATTAACTTCTATCGAAAAAATTGAAGAGGCCCATAAAAGTCAAGGAGGAATCACTGGAATTGAAACGGGATTTATTGATTTAGACCATCGTACAGCTGGACTTCAACCATCAGACTTAGTATTAGTGGCAGCAAGGCCTTCAATGGGGAAAACAGCATTTGCTCTTAATATTATTCAGACGGCAGGGATTAAGAATAAGAAAAGTGTAGCAGTTTTTAGCCTGGAAATGTCAAAGGATCAGCTAGTAAGCCGTATGCTGTGTGCAGAAGCCATGGTTGATTCACAAAAAGCAAGAACAGGAGCACTTGAAAAGGATGACTGGGATAAACTCGCTCAAAGCATCCCAAACATAGCTAATTCTAGAATCTTCATTGATGATACAGCAGGAATTAATGTCATGGAGATGAGAGCCAAATGCCGTAGATTAAAGATGGAAAAAGGATTAGACCTTATTATGATTGACTACTTACAATTAATGAGTGGAACAGGTGATGGATCATCAAGGCAACAAGAAATATCGGATATCTCTCGTTCTTTAAAGGCATTAGCAAGGGAAATGAATGCACCTGTTATTGCCCTATCGCAGCTATCACGTGCTTGTGAAACTAGAACTGATCACAGACCTATGTTATCAGATTTACGTGAATCTGGAGCAATTGAGCAGGATGCAGACGTTGTAATGTTCTTATATAGGGATGAGTACTATCACCCAGACACAGAAAAGAAAAATGTGGGAGAAGTTATTATTGCTAAGCAGAGAAATGGTCCAACTGGGACAGTGGAATTAGTTTGGTTAGGACAATATACAAAATTTGCTAACATGCAACACTAA
- a CDS encoding DUF2232 domain-containing protein yields MDSNAKSIISRICLIAIYILLGVVGVYYAVGLALFPIIAVPLIIYFIKNKLSKEQHIVFQFVIVLGIYLTTSNLICILVYLIGACIPTYVVLYFYKEEFPLPNIIMYATLSLSVVVLGFFVLMKYLGVDFQAEYASILDSIKGVSLDTIQEWLIIQNPSLTTSNIAELGLEMKQLINSIVDAMQSVYSALIILQLLISTGFLVIIVNTILRRKNKSFPSLKELLSFRLSKMAVLILFISMIAIASNGNEGARWSILGLNVAFFLMTLFQITGALALVGILSRAKINKGIKIIGCVTIFLLLSISPYLVMFFGCLDTIFNYRKVKIVV; encoded by the coding sequence ATGGATTCAAATGCAAAGAGCATAATAAGTAGAATATGCTTAATCGCAATATATATATTATTAGGTGTAGTAGGAGTATATTATGCGGTAGGATTGGCACTGTTTCCTATTATTGCGGTGCCATTAATTATTTATTTTATAAAAAATAAATTGAGTAAAGAGCAGCATATAGTCTTTCAATTTGTAATTGTTTTAGGAATATATCTAACTACGAGTAACTTAATTTGTATATTAGTCTACTTAATAGGTGCATGTATTCCAACATATGTAGTGTTATATTTTTACAAAGAAGAATTTCCATTGCCCAATATTATTATGTATGCTACTTTAAGCCTATCGGTAGTAGTTTTAGGCTTCTTCGTATTAATGAAGTATCTAGGGGTAGATTTTCAAGCTGAATATGCAAGTATTTTAGATAGTATAAAGGGTGTTTCATTAGATACTATTCAGGAATGGTTAATTATACAAAATCCAAGTCTTACTACTAGTAATATAGCGGAGTTAGGTTTAGAGATGAAACAGCTGATAAACTCTATAGTAGATGCTATGCAGTCAGTATATAGTGCTTTAATTATATTACAGTTACTTATATCCACAGGGTTTTTAGTTATTATAGTTAATACAATTCTTAGACGTAAAAATAAAAGCTTTCCATCACTGAAAGAACTTCTTAGTTTTAGACTATCTAAGATGGCAGTACTAATTTTATTTATTTCAATGATTGCTATTGCTTCAAATGGAAATGAAGGTGCTAGATGGAGTATATTAGGACTAAATGTGGCATTTTTCTTAATGACGTTGTTTCAGATTACAGGAGCGCTTGCATTAGTGGGAATATTAAGTAGGGCTAAAATTAATAAAGGAATAAAGATCATAGGCTGTGTTACTATATTTTTACTACTTTCAATATCACCATATTTAGTTATGTTTTTTGGATGTTTAGATACCATATTTAACTATAGAAAGGTTAAAATTGTAGTTTAA